The following proteins are co-located in the Nitrospirota bacterium genome:
- a CDS encoding YciI family protein, with product MKFVILGFDGPDGEAKRKIYRPAHLAKMEALDAQSRVVLAGPLTDKTGSLIVIEADSLEDAQQFAREDPYTVHGVFERVEVHPFIQVFPKAR from the coding sequence ATGAAATTCGTCATTCTCGGATTCGACGGCCCCGACGGGGAGGCTAAGCGAAAAATCTATCGCCCTGCGCATCTCGCCAAGATGGAGGCCCTCGACGCGCAAAGCCGAGTTGTGCTGGCCGGTCCGCTCACGGATAAAACCGGAAGCCTGATCGTCATTGAGGCGGACTCGTTGGAAGATGCGCAGCAATTCGCCCGCGAAGACCCCTATACCGTCCATGGTGTATTTGAACGGGTCGAAGTCCATCCATTCATTCAAGTCTTTCCGAAAGCACGCTAG
- a CDS encoding DUF2203 domain-containing protein, translating to MAHDDEQEQHERTFTLSEANHLIPQLNSKLISIQQAKAVLARTKDEIQKASARAEYGGGSTVGHLYISGLQQVSTNLQAIQEIGILVKDLDLGLCDFPHLRDGRVVYLCWKLGEQEVRWWHETTTGYKDRCPLEDLA from the coding sequence ATGGCACATGACGACGAGCAGGAACAACACGAGCGAACGTTTACATTATCCGAGGCTAATCACCTCATCCCCCAGCTGAACTCCAAGCTGATATCGATCCAGCAGGCCAAGGCTGTCTTGGCTCGAACGAAGGATGAAATCCAGAAGGCTAGTGCCAGGGCTGAATATGGCGGGGGCAGCACGGTCGGGCACCTATACATCTCCGGTCTTCAGCAAGTCAGTACGAATCTTCAGGCGATCCAGGAGATTGGCATCCTGGTGAAGGACCTGGACCTTGGCCTCTGTGACTTTCCCCATCTTCGTGACGGTCGAGTGGTCTACCTCTGCTGGAAGCTCGGAGAGCAAGAGGTTCGCTGGTGGCATGAAACGACGACTGGCTATAAAGATCGCTGTCCCCTCGAGGATCTCGCCTGA